The following are encoded together in the Macadamia integrifolia cultivar HAES 741 chromosome 10, SCU_Mint_v3, whole genome shotgun sequence genome:
- the LOC122092063 gene encoding patatin-like protein 2: MEGVGGTAPDNKKLVTILSIDGGGVRGIIPATILAFLESELQKLDGEQARIADYFDLIAGTSTGGLITAMLTAPNQMHPPRPLFAAEYIKEFYKQECPHIFSNEKAKPTTNEGVSDQDDAEKKKEESTGTGWLEWIKNWIMGKTTKIIELVSTPKYDGKYLRDIIKDKLDQTRLANTLTSVFIPSFDIKHGKPIFFSTFQGRRDASKNVLVSDAVISTSAAPYYLPPYYFKDESSSNEYNLVDGGVAANNPTLLAIREATKMHGDQDDPPRSSIYYSGYLVLSLGTGTAKLGHEVKGKAWGLSDWFFGNKGTAPLLDILFNAMDDMVQIYLSFIFQGHHSQSNYLRIQDDNLDIDESSIDNSTLKFLSRLEEIANNLLKKPVLITNSETGLLEEPSMPDGRTNRDTLIEFAQKLSTERKRKLEEKRAAV, encoded by the exons ATGGAGGGAGTAGGTGGTACAGCCCCAGATAACAAGAAACTAGTGACCATACTCAGCATCGATGGGGGAGGAGTTCGAGGCATTATTCCAGCAACCATTCTAGCCTTTCTCGAGTCAGAGCTTCAG AAGCTTGATGGGGAGCAAGCAAGGATTGCAGACTACTTTGACTTGATTGCTGGGACGAGCACCGGAGGGCTCATCACAGCCATGCTTACTGCACCAAACCAGATGCATCCCCCACGACCACTCTTTGCAGCTGAATATATTAAAGAGTTCTACAAACAAGAATGCCCCCATATCTTTTCTAATGAAAAAGCCAAGCCTACCACCAATGAAGG GGTTAGCGATCAAGATGAtgccgaaaaaaaaaaggaggaatccACAGGAACAGGATGGTTGGAGTGGATAAAAAATTGGATCATGGGCAAAACAACTAAGATTATTGAGCTTGTAAGTACACCCAAATACGACGGCAAATATCTTCGTGATATAATCAAGGATAAACTGGACCAAACCCGCTTGGCAAACACTCTAACCTCTGTCTTCATCCCAAGTTTTGACATCAAACACGGGAAACCAATATTTTTCTCTACCTTTCAG ggGAGAAGAGATGCGTCCAAGAATGTACTTGTGTCTGATGCTGTAATCAGCACATCTGCAGCCCCATATTATCTTCCTCCATATTATTTCAAGGACGAAAGTAGTTCCAACGAATACAACCTTGTGGATGGTGGCGTCGCTGCCAATAATCCT aCATTGCTTGCCATACGTGAAGCAACAAAGATGCATGGAGACCAAGATGACCCACCAAGGTCTTCAATATACTACAGTGGTTACCTGGTTCTATCTCTGGGTACTGGCACGGCAAAGCTTGGGCATGAGGTAAAAGGGAAAGCCTGGGGCCTATCCGATTGGTTTTTCGGAAACAAAGGAACCGCACCATTACTAGACATCCTTTTCAATGCCATGGATGATATGGTTCAGATATACCTCTCATTTATCTTCCAAGGCCACCATTCCCAATCCAACTATCTGCGAATCCAG GATGACAACTTGGATATCGACGAATCCTCAATAGACAATTcaacactgaaattcctttcgAGGCTAGAGGAGATTGCAAACAACCTTCTCAAGAAACCTGTTCTGATCACAAACTCTGAGACTGGTCTGCTAGAAGAACCTTCGATGCCCGATGGCCGCACTAATAGAGATACCTTGATTGA GTTTGCCCAGAAATTGTCTACCGAAAGGAAGAGGAAGCTGGAGGAGAAACGGGCAGCGGTCTAA